In the genome of uncultured Sphaerochaeta sp., the window CTCCCTGATACAGGGTGCAGAAGCGATTGACAAACCTTTCTTCCTCCCATTCCAGGTCCTCCTCCTCGTCGAGGAGGACTCTTCTGAGGAAGTGCTGGACGATGCAACTGAAACTCAGTCGGGCAAGATCCAGATCATCAATGGTCAGGCGCCCGCTTTCATTCAGACTTTCCAACAAGACGCCGCTCTGGCCTGCAAGCATTTCATCCAGGGTGGCTTTGATGCGTCTTGCCTCTGGATGGGTGAAGGCCTCGGACTCGATGATCCTGTAGAAGTAACGCATCGGTTCCCCTTCATAGACGGCGTGCCAATGGTCCATGGCCCGCATCAGGACCTCAGAAGCCTTGCCCTGGAGGCTGATGGTGGCCATCTGCTGGTAGGCAAGGGTGTTGCAGTAGGCAAAGAGTGCTTCTATGAGCTCATCCCTGCTGGCAAAGTGGTGAAATATTGCTGCTTTGCTGATGGAGTTCTCCTTGGCAAGGACGGAGAGTGAGATTGCATCAAGGCCCTTTTCGGAACCCAATTTGAGCAGCGAGAGAATGAGATTCTGTTTGGTCAAGGTGGTATGCATACGTTATACTAACCTATCGGTCGGTAAGTTTTCAAGCGCTTTTTCTTTGTTTTTCAATCAATTATGCGAAAATGTTGTTGAACCTTTTCAGGCAATTGTGGTATAAGGGACGAGCACAAACTAAACCTAAGGATGAATATCGACATGTACGCACTTGTAGAGATTCTCGGAAAGCAGTACAAGGCCGTCGAAGGGGAAACCGTTCAGGTTGATCATATCAGCCAGAGTGAAGCCGGTTCCGCTCTTGAGTACGCCACCGTTCTCGCCATTGTGGATGAGAACAATGCAAAGTTTGGCACCCCGTATGTAGCCGATGCGGTTGTCAAGGCAACCCTCGTTGGAGATTTGAAGGGTGACAAGATCAGAGTGTTCAAGAAGAAGCGCCGCAAGGGCTATCGCAGGACCCAGGGTCACCGTCAGCGGTACTCCCTGATCACGATCGACAAGATCATTGCATAAGGAGGACTGAAGATGGCACATAAGAAAGGTGGCGGTAGTTCCCGCAATGGTCGCGACTCCAATTCCCAGCGCCTGGGAGTGAAGCGCTTTGGTGGCCAGTTGGTCAAAGCCGGTGAGATTCTTGTCCGCCAGCATGGAACCAAGTTCCATCCTGGACAGAATGTTGGTCTCGGTTCCGATTATACCCTGTTTGCAAAAGCGGAAGGTACCGTGCTGTTTCACACCAGAAACAACCGCAAGTACATCAGCATCGTAACAGAGTAAACGAAGGGCGAAAGCCGAAGTATACGAACCCATGTTTGGATTTTCAGACGAGACGTATCTTGATGTTGCCTCCGGAAACGGAGGCAACGGTTGTGTTTCCTTCCGACGGGAAAAATATATTCCCAAGGGAGGCCCGGACGGTGGCGACGGCGGCCGTGGCGGGGATGTAGTGTTTGTCGTCAAACAAAACCTCAGGACGCTCGCCCATCTCAAGCTCGTTCGGACCTATCGTGCCGAAAACGGCAAGAATGGCATGGGGGATCGTTGTTATGGCCGTGATGGTGTTGACATTGAGATACCGGTGCCTCCCGGCACGGTGATCAAGAATGCCCAGACCGGAGAAATTCTCAAGGATCTGACTGATGTCGATCGTTGGGTCTTCCTCAAGGGCGGACGCGGCGGACAGGGCAACTACCATTTCCGCACCGCCACCAGGCAAGCCCCCCGTTTCGCGCAACCAGGCGAGAAGGGCGAGGAGATGCGCATCGGCGTGGAACTGTTGGTCATTGCCGACATCGGGTTTGTGGGTTTCCCCAACGCGGGAAAGTCCAGCTTGCTCAATATGCTTACCAATGCCCGGACCAAGGTGGCCGGCTATCCGTTCACCACCAAGATCCCCCAGCTGGGGATGTTCCGCTATGATGAGCATGACATCGTGCTTGCTGATATTCCCGGTCTCATTGAAGGGGCAAGTGAAGGTGCAGGCATGGGGATCAAATTCCTCAGGCACATCAGCAGGACCACCGGTCTTGCCTTCTTGATCGACCTCAGTGATGACCGCTACCTCGATGCGTATGATATACTGTGCAAAGAGCTTGAATCCTTCGAACCTGAGTTGCTGAAAAAGGCGCAGGTGATCATCGGAACCAAGACTGATGAGCCTGGGACTGCCGAGCATCTTGAAGAGTTGCGGCAAAAGTATCCTGACAAACAAGTCTTGGGACTTTGCGTGTATCTTGACCAAGGGGTGGAAGAGGTCAAACAAGCCTTTATCCAGATGGTCTCAGACCACGAGGCTGCGCACAACAAGGTTGAGGAAGAGCTCTCTCAGGGTGGGTTTGCAACGACCGTGGATGTCGATGCCTATTACCCTGAATCGCCTGACGAATACTAGGAGGGGCTTGGTGACAAAGGCAGTACCCACTGCAATGGTAGGAGGGAGTTTCGACCCGGTACACCTTGGGCACCTGCATTTGGTGCATACGGTTGCAACCACCACCCCCTATCGTCGGTTCATCTTTGTTCCTGTGGCTCGCAACAATTTCAAGCAAGAAGCAAGAACTGCCGATGCAGAGCATCGCATGCGCATGCTTACCCTTGGTTTTGCCTCGTATCGGGAATACTATCCCGATGACCCGGAGCTTGAGTTTGTCTTTGATGAGTGTGAACTCAAGCGAGGGGGAATCTCCTATACCTACGACACGGTCAAACACCTCTATTTGCACTACCCGATCAAGGGAAGGCTGGCAGTGGTCATGGGCGACGATCTTGTCCAAAGCCTGGACAAGTGGCATGCCTATGAGCAGCTGAAAGAGTTGGTCTCTTTTGTGGTGATCCGACGAAACAGCTTGCAAAGCTCTTTCGCCGACCCCGGTGCCGATTTGCAATATCTGGACAATCCCCTGCTTGAAGACAGCTCCACGCGAATCCGTGAGGCGTTGATGGCTTTGGGTGAAGGCCAGTCGCTCTCAGCCGAAATTGCTTCCCTGATGCCTGAGGAGGTTGCATCGTATGTCCAGGACCATCGACTGTACCGCACTCGAAGCTGAATTGAGGGGTACACTCAGTACCAAACGCTTTCAGCACAGCCTCTCGGTGAGTCAGACGTGTGTGGATCTTTCGCAACAGTATCAGGAGCACCTGGATGAAAATCTGCTCAGAGCCTGTGGCCTGATGCACGACATGGCGAGGGAGTGGACAGACGACCAGTTGCTCACCTTTGCCCACGAGCATGAGCTCAACCTGGAATCTGAAGAGTGGGAGTATCCTGTGTTGCTGCATGCCCCGGTTGCAGCAGAGCTGCTGGCCCAGCGGGATTTCCCCACGGAGCTTTGCCTTGCTGTGCGTCACCACAGTCTCGGCAGCAAGAACATGGGTCGGATGGGGCTGGTACTCTATCTCGCCGATTATCTCGAGCCGAACCGCAGTCATCTGGATGCACAGCTTCGAGCAGAGTTGCTCAAAGCTCCCACCTTGGAAGGTCTTTGTCTGAAGGTGATGGAAATGGAAGGTGAGTACCTCAGAAAGAAAGGAAAGAAAAGCTCGGAGGTGAGCCAATCCCTCAAGCAGTTCCTGGATGCGGGAGGACGGTTGTGAGAAAGGGCGTATTGGCAGTGTGCACCCTTTTTTTGCTTGTCTCCTGTACTCATGATGACCTGGTTTCCCCAGCGTTGTACGGCTTGTACGGGGAAGAGATGGCTGTTGTTGCCTTTGGGCAGAAGGATAGGATTGCAGTTGTACAGCTTCCCCCTTCCCTGATCACTGCCTATGCTGAACATACAGCACTGGATGCAGGCAAGGCGTTTGTCAATTTGGTGGGACTCCCTGCTGCACAGGTGGTGGAGATCCCTTCTGAAAACCTGCTTGCCTTCGAGGGGCTTCTGACCACGCTTGCCGCTACCGCCAGGGGCGTAGAGGCCTCCCTTGTTGATGATCAGATGCGTCTTGAAGTATTGGCAGAGAGTGCAGCATACTTGAGGAAAACGGAGTTGGCAGATACACTGGCTCACATCAGTGGCTTGGAAGATCCTCTTGCTTCCCTGCAGCAGGCCAAAGAGGTACAGGTCTTCGATATGAGGACCGTTATGGAACAGAACACGGAAACAATCGACTGGGAAGGCGTTCATGCATATCTCAAGCAGTATCTTGGGATGGTGGGGCGCTACCAGCAGAGGAGTAGAGAGAGATGAATGAATTGGTACTGGGCAATGCAAAGATGATCGCCCAATTTCTTGAAGACCATAAGTGTAAGGATATCAGCGTTCTTGATGTAAGCGAGGAGTGCTCATGGGCAGATTGCTTCATCATTGCGACAGTCTCCAGCGTCGGGCATTTGCGCGGTGTTGCACACGAGCTGTGGGGAGAACTGAACACGATTGGCCTCGAGGTTGCGAACCGCCACAAGAAGCCTTCCGGCGATGGCTGGGAACTGGTCGACTGCGGTGATATCGTGATCCATTTGATGAGCAGCGAGCTCAGGGAGTTCTACTCCCTGGAGAAACTCTGGCAGAAGCGAGAGCTGTAATCAGTCCTCAATATTCTCCCGGATCTTGATGAAGGTCCGGGTGATGGTGTCCACGACAGGGTCTTGCCGATTCATCAGATGGAAGAACAACTTCTGGATGGCATCATAGCCCTGCCGATGTGGCTCCTGGCAGAGCGTACAGGTGATGGTTCCTTCACGTACCAAGTCTTTGGTTGAAGGGATGTCATCGAAACTGAATACGTTCAGGTGCTTTGCATTCCCTGCCTGCTTTATTGCTCTGCAGGCACCTTCCACCCCCGCCGCGGTAATATAGACACAGTTTGTCTCAGGATGTGCTTCCAAGCGTGACAGCGTCTTTTGGAACGCTTGCTCATCATCGTCAAGACTCTCATAGGTATCGATGATGGAGTGTTCGAGATTGCGCTCAGCCAACCCTTGCAGGAAACCTTCGATGCGTTGCTGATGCCCCTTCATGTTGAAGGAGCCGGTCATGATGAGGATATTCTGCTTTTGCTTGCAAGCGAGGGCGAGCAACCCGCTTGCTGTCTTGCCTGCCAGAAAGTAATCGGGACCGACATAGCAGAGGCGGTGCGTATTGCTGATATCGGTATTCACCGTAACGACAGTGGTACCAGCGGCGGTAAGCCGGTCGACAGCCTCGATGACCGGCTCTACATCAATGGTTGTCAGGCACAACCCATCGTAATGTTTCCGCTGCAATTGCTCGATCATGTGCAGATGCACAGAGCAATCGAAGGATTTCACCTCATAGATATCAATACTTACCCCAAAGTCAGCGAGTTCACGTTCTGCCTGGCGAAAGCCGGAAATGACATCTACAAAGAAAGGATTTCCAATGCTGGGAAGCAGACACCCGATTCTCAGCGGCTGCTTGCGGGTAGCCAACGCCTTTCCTGCGAGGTTGGGAATGAACCCCAACTCCTTGGCGATGGTCTTTACCCGCTGGGCAACTTCTTGGTTCACCCCTTTTCGATTATGCAGGACCCTGTCCACCGTTCCGCGTGAGACTCCTGCTTTCTTTGCGATATCCCTGATTGTTACAGCCATAGGTTTCCTTCTCTGGGGAGCATAGACGACATCATACAGAGAAGCAAGACTGCCTAACTGGATTTCACGCGCTTCTTGCTCAGCACATCAAATACTACTGCAGCAAGCACGACGATGCCCTTTACAGCCCGTTGCCAGTTGGCATCAATACCAAGGATGGACATACCATTGTTCAGAACGCCCATGAAGATGGCTCCGATGATTGCTCCCCCTATCGTACCCGTTCCACCATATGCAGACGCACCACCGATGAAACAGGATCCGATGGCATCCATCTCATAGTTGGTCCCTGCAGTGGGGGCGGCAGAATTGAAGCGGGCCACACCTACCAAGGCTGCCACAGCAGAGAGGAATCCCATGTTGGTATAGGCAAAGAAGAGCACACGGTTGGTGTCAATGCCGGAGAGCTTTGCAGCCTTCTCATTGCCTCCCATTGCGTACAGGTGGCGACCAGGAACCGTTCGGCTGGTGAAATAGCTGTATCCAAGCACGATGACTGCCAAGAGGATCAGGACCACGGGGATGCCCTTGTGCATGCCGAGCAGACCGAACACCACCAGTACCGCTGCAGAGAGCAGGACAACGCGGATGATCGTGAAGACCAGAGCCTCGGTCTGGTAGCCTTTCTTCTTCTTGGTATAACGGTCGAAGAATGACCAAGTGCCGAAAATGACACTGACGATGATACCAACCGTGAAGGTGACCGTGAAGATGACCGATGCATCATCGACCTTGGGAAGGAAGCTGGTGAAATATCGGGTATAGGACTCTGGGAAGGGGCTGATGGTCAACCCATTGAGAATCAAAAGGGCCACACCACGCCAAAGCAACATGCCGGCCAGGGTGACGATGAAGGGAGGAATGCGGATGTAGGCAATCCAGAATCCCTGCCAAGCACCGATCGCAATGCCTGCAATCAAACAAATGAGAATCGAGACATAGACGTTCCAGTGCAGATTCACTACCAAGGTACCTGCCAAGGCTCCCACCAAGGCTACTACAGAACCTACGGAAAGATCGATGTTTCCACCGGTGAGGATGCACAGGAGCATACCTGAAGCCAAGATAACCACATAGGCATTCTGACTGATGAGGTTGGAGATGTTGGCTGGGGCAAACAGCGAGCCCCTCCCACCACTGGTGATGAGCACCTGGAAGAGCACCATGGTTGCCAAAAGCACGAGCAGCATTGAGTTCTTCTTCAGAGTTTCCTTTATGCCCAGGTTATGAATCATGATTGTCCCGCTCCTTTCTGATTCTTTACTATACATGTCATGATAGCTTCTTGACTCGCCTCTTTCTGTGTCATCTCTCCGACAATCTTGCCTTCGCTCAGGACATAGATCCGGTCACAGATGCCCAGGATTTCCGGCATCTCGGAAGAGATGACCAGTACCGATTTTCCTTCCTCGGCGAGTTGGTTGATGATGCAGTAGATTTCGTACTTGGCACCGACATCGATTCCTCTGGTCGGTTCATCGAGCAGAAGGATCTCCGGCTTGGCAAATATCCACTTGCCGAGCAACACCTTTTGCTGGTTTCCTCCCGACAGGTTGTTTACATCCTCCCTGACGGTGGAGCACTTGGTATGGAGCTGCTCAACTATCTGCTGGGAAACCTGCAGTTCCAGGTCCGAATCAATGACCTGATGATTGCTCACCCCTTTCAGATTGGCCAAGGTGGTATTCTCCATGATTGTCTTGGAGAGGATCAGGCCGTTGCCTTTGCGGTCTTCCGTAACATAGGCAAGCTTGTTTTCGATGGCAGAGCGAACGGTATTCAGATTCACCTGCTTGCCGTTGATGCGCATCGTTCCGGTGATATTGCGACCGTAGCTCTTGCCGAACAAACTCATGGCAAACTCTGTGCGACCAGCGCCCATCAGGCCGCTGATACCCACCACTTCACCACGATGTACTTTCACATTGATGTCTTCACAGACTTTCCGTCCTTCATAGAGAGGATGGTAAACTGTCCAGTTCTCGACCTCAAGGCTCACATCCCCGATGGTAGCCTTGCGCTTGGGGAAACGGTCGCTGATATTGCGGCCGACCATCGCCTTGATGATCTTGTTCTCTGCGAAACGCTCTTTCTGCTTGTCCATGGTAGTGATCACTTCCCCGTCACGGATGACCGTGATGCGATCGGCTACATAGGAGACCTCATTGAGTTTGTGGGAAATGAGGATGGAAGTCATCCCACGACTCTTGAACTGGAGCAGGAGGTCCAGAAGTTTCTTCGCTTCAGTATCATTGAGACTGGCGGTAGGCTCGTCAAGGATCAGCACCTTCACGTTTTTTGCCAAAGCCTTGGCTATCTCAACCAGCTGTTGCTTGCCGACTCCGATATCCTTGATGGCAGTCTTTGAGGACTCCTCAAGTCCGACCAGGGCGAGCAGCTCGTCCGCCCGACTGTAGGTCTTGTCCCAGTCAATGCGGAAGGCGTGTCCTTGCTCATTCCCGAGAAACATGTTCTCAGCGATGGTGAGATAGGGTACCAGGGCAAGTTCCTGGTGGATGATGACAATCCCTTTCTCCTCACTATCCCTGATGGTATGGAAGTGGCATTGCTGACCGTGAACAAGAATCTCCCCATCAAAGGAACCTGAAGGGTAGACGCCACTGAGTATGTTCATCAAGGTTGACTTACCAGCACCATTCTCGCCGACGATGGCATGAATTTCTCCCTGTTGGACATCAAGGCTCACATCGCTGAGAGCCCGTACGCCAGGGAAGGTTTTGGTAATGTGTCTCATTTCCAGTAATAGGGTATCCAAGACGGACCTCCAAAATGGGCGGGCAACAGAGTTGCCCGCCGATGGTTTGGTGCAATCAGATCTTCAGATCAGCTTCTGCATAGTATCCGCTGTCGATCAGCAACTCTTTGTAGTTGTCGAGGGTGGCGAATACGGGCTCACAGAGGTAGGAAGGAACAACACCGGTTCCATTGTCATAGGTGGTGGTGTCATTGACGTCGACCTTCTCACCCTTGACGATGGAATTGACCATCTCCACAACCTTGCTGGCCAGGGTGCGGGTGTCCTTGAAGATGGACATGGCCTGCAGGCCCTGAAGCATGTTCTTGACAGCCGGCTTGTCGCAGTCCTGACCAGTGATGATCGGGAAGTTGTCCTTCGTGTAACCGGCGGCAACCAAGGCATTGGTGATGCCGTTGGCGACCGAGTCGTTGGAGGAGTAGACTGCATCGAGGCGATTGCCCTTCGGGCCGTAGCCATTGGCGGTAATCAGGTTTTCCATTCTCTTCTGGGCTTCTTCAGTTGACCAGTTGAGGGTTGCAACCTGGGCCTTGCTTGTCTGTCCGGAACGTACCACGAGCTTGCCGCTCTTGATGTACGGTTCGAGGATGGACATTGCGCCGCCGAAGAAGAAGTTGATGTTGTTGTCGTCAGGGGACCCGGTGAACAGCTCGATATAATACGGGCCGGGGGTGCTGTCGAGTTTCAGGGCATCGCGGATGTAGGTTCCCTGGATGGTGCCAACCTTGAAGTTGTCGAAGGTTGCATAGTAGGTCACTGCATCACTGTTCATGATCAGGCGGTCATAGGCGATTACGGCGATGTCATTCTCTTTGGCCTGCTTCAGGACCTCAGTAAGAGCGGAACCGTCGATGGAGGCGATGACCAGGACCTTGCATCCGGTGGTGATCATGTTCTCAAGCTGAGCAACCTGGGTCGGGATATCGTTGTCCCCTGCATACTGCAGGTCAACGCGGTATCCAGCGGCTTCCAGCTGGCTCTTCATGTTTGCTCCATCCTGATTCCAGCGCTGAAGGCTCTGGGTGGGCATCGAGACACCAATCTTGGCAACCGATGCGTCTTCCTTGGCACCTGCGGCGAAGAGCGTTGCTGACATGAGCAACACAATCATCAGTACACTTACACACTTTCTCATATACATCTCCTTTTTCTCTGGATTTTCTCCAGTGATTTGCAACAAGAGGGTGGAGGGGTATACGTAAAACAGAAGCAGATTCAGTAGGTAGAAGTATCATGGTTCTGCGTAGTGCCCGGGCACATTCAACTATTATCATACATCTGTTTTTCAATTTGTAAAGGTTTGTTCTACAGAAAGCATACATGTTGACAAGCTTGTGCCGGGATGATTCAAATGACGCGCTTATGCTTCCATTTGCCTCGGGAGAACCGCCACAGGAAGCAGATGCTCCTGCAGACCCAGTCGATGTACATGCCGTACCAGACCCCGATCGCCCCGAGACCCATGTTGACTGCAAGTATATAACTGAATCCCACGCGGAAGGTCCACATGCTGAACATGGAGACAAGCATGACATACTTCACATCGCCGGCAGCCCTGAGAAAATTGGGAAGGGCAAAAGCCGTCGGCCAGAAAATGGCACTGAAAATCATGGCGGTGTGCAACAGCAGGACGGCGATGGAGGTGGCCTCTGCCGAGAGGTTGAAAATGGCAATGATCTGGGAGGAGAAGAGATAGATGAGAATGGCGATGCACGCCATCGCAAGGTATGCTGCCATCAGCAGCTTCTTGGCATAGAAAACCGCTTGCTCGGGCTTCTTGGCGCCCATGGCTTGGCCAACGACCGTGATGGAAGCCAGTCCTATCGCACCTCCGGGGATATTGACGAAGCCGGTCACCGAGGTGGCGATGGCACTGGCGGCCAGACTTGCCGTACCGAAGACCGAGATGAAGCCCTGGACCAGGAGCTTGCCGATCTGAAAGACGCTTCCCTCAATGCCATTGGGAATGCCGATGCGCAGAATCCTTCTGATCATCTCCCATCTCCACTGCAAGTGATGATAGTTGCGTACCGAAATCTGGTTCAGCGGATTGGCAAGCAGGATCATGATGATGATCGCTCCAATGATTCTGCTGAGCAGGGTGGCAAGACCTGCACCCACCACCCCAAGCTTGAGGATGAAGATGAAGTAGGCGTTGCCGATGATGTTGATCAGGTTCATCACCACACTCACCCACAGGCTTATCTTGCTGTTGCCCATCGAGCGAAAGAGTGCTGCACATGCATTGTATGCTGCGAGGAAGGGGAGGGAGAGCAGGATATAGAGGAAGTACACCGAGCCGTTCTCGAGTACTGACACTTCGATTGAGCCGAAAATGAAACTGATGATGGATGACCTGAAGGGTACACATGCCACCAACATCAGGGTGGAAACCCCCAGCGAGAGCGTCAGCAGCTGCTTGGCGGCACTGTTTGCCAGGGCATAGTCCTTGTTCCCGAGGTATTGGCTGGAAACCACCGCACCTCCGGTGGCAAAAGCGGCGAAGAGCGTGACGATGAGGATGGTGATGGAATCAACCAGGCTGATGGCACTGACTGCTTCCTCACCGACGGAAGCGACCATGATGGTATCAGCCATCCCGATGGTGACTGCCAGCAACTGTTCGATCATGAGCGGAATGATTAGGGTAATAAGAAAACGGCGGGAGAACATGGGTTCAAACGCCGTTTTTGCTGACTTGGTATTCACAAATTGGACCTCAAATCCATCCTATGCGGAAACCGGGATGGTGGCAAGACACATTGTGCCTTATGCCTTGGTAAGCAGACCCTCATCGTTGTCGAACGTCTTGTTTCTCAGGTTCTTGAACAAGCGCACCAGCTCCTCAACGGTGAGGTTGGATTTCTCCTCTCCTGCAACATCGAGGATGATGGTGCCTTCATCCATCATGATCAGGCGATTGCCGAAGTCGATGGCGAACTGCATGTTGTGGGTAACCATCAGGGCGGTGAGAGAATACTCCCTGATGTAGCGTTCGGTAAGATCCATCACAATCTGTGCGTTCCGTGGATCAAGGGCGGCTGTATGCTCATCGAGCAGGAGCATCTTCGGCCGGGACATGACGGTCATCAGCAGGGTGAGTGCTTGCCTCTGTCCTCCGCTCAAGAGTCCTACGTTGTCTTTCAGCCTGTCTTGCAAGCCGATGTTTTCCAGCATTGTCTTGAAGAGTTCGCGCTTCTCGTTGTTCAAACTGATCCTGAGGCCTTTCATACCCTTGGTCTCAGCTGTGATCATATTGTCCTCGATGGACATGTTGGCCGCTGTTCCCTTGGTGGGATCCTGGAAGATACGTCCGATGGTCATGGCCCGCTTGTACTCGGGGCTGGCCGTGACATCGGTTCCGTCAAACACGATCTTCCCGTTGGTAACGGGGTACGTTCCGCTGATCAGGTTGAACAGGGTGGATTTCCCCGAACCGTTTGAGCCGACGACGCAGATGACGTCGCCCTTGTTGACATGGAGATTCACATTGTCCAGGGCCATCTTCTCGTTGACGGTTCCCGGGTAGAAAACTTTGGTGATGTTCTGTAGGTCAAGCATGTTCTTCCTCCTTGCCGGTGTGCTTTGCCTGTGAGCGGGCGATGGCTTTTTTCTTTGCCCCGGCAGAGGAAGCAGCACTGCGGGTTTGTGCAATGAACAGGCTTGCAATGACCAGGATACCGGTCAGCAGCTTGAAATCGTTGGGAGTGATGTTCACAAGATATCCATACTTTCTTCCAAAGAACATCAGCGCCTTGTAGATGATTGCTCCCAGGATTGCCCTGAGGGTGAGCAGGCTGATGCGGTTTGTGGAGAAGAGGAACTCACCGATCATGATGGCTGCCAGGCCCTGGACCACCATGCCCTGTCCGAGGTTTGCATCGGCAAACCCCTGGTATTGGGCCAGGAGTCCTCCGCTGAGGGCAATCAGCCCGTTGGAAAGACCGATGCCCATCAGCTTGAGGATATCGGGATTGATGCCTTGGCTGATGACCATCTGCTCGTTGCCGCCCATGGCCCCCATGCTGACGCCAAGGTCGGTACGGAAGAAGATGTCAATGAGAACCTTCACAAAGAGGACAACCAACAGGGTGCCGACCAATGATGCCCATTCACTGGGGAGGAAGGAGAGAGACTGGGGAAGCTTTGAGTACAGTGTTTCAACCCTGAGAAGGGGTACGTTTGCCTTGTTGCCCAGAATGCGGAGGTTGATGGAATAGAGCATCGTCATCGTCAGGATACCTGCCAGCAGCCCTGGGATCTTGAGTTTGTTGTGGATGGCTGCGGTAACCATTCCTGCCAGCACCCCAGAAAAGAACGCAAGCAGCAATGCTACGAAAATGGGGAACCCCCCGACAATGGCCATTGTGGCAACCGCAGCTCCGGTGGCAACCGAACCGTCACAGGTGAGGTCGGCAAAATCCAGGATGCGGTACGAGATCAGAATCCCTATGACCATGAGCGAAAAGACCAGGCCATCGACAAAAATTCCTTCAATCATGTAAAACCCCTTACACAAGAAAAACCGCCGGCCTTCTGCAAGTCCGGCGGAAAAAATCCAAGATAAACCTTAGTTGGAGATCTTCTTGCCGTCCTTGATCAGCACGGCTGCCGCATCCTGCAGTGACTGCGGGATAGTATAGCCAAGCTTGGCGGCTGTATCAAGATTGAACCACAGTTCAAACTTGGTGGGATCGGTGATATGCACGGTACCGATCGATCCGGCGTTCTCTCCCTTGAGGATCCTTTCGATGACCTTGCCGGTCTCAATGCCGATGCTGTAGTAGTCGAAGCCCCAAGCGATCATGGCATTCAGGCCTTCAACCCCACTGGGGTCGGCACTGAAGAGTACCTTGCCGGCTTTTGTGGTCACATCA includes:
- the yqeK gene encoding bis(5'-nucleosyl)-tetraphosphatase (symmetrical) YqeK, which encodes MSRTIDCTALEAELRGTLSTKRFQHSLSVSQTCVDLSQQYQEHLDENLLRACGLMHDMAREWTDDQLLTFAHEHELNLESEEWEYPVLLHAPVAAELLAQRDFPTELCLAVRHHSLGSKNMGRMGLVLYLADYLEPNRSHLDAQLRAELLKAPTLEGLCLKVMEMEGEYLRKKGKKSSEVSQSLKQFLDAGGRL
- the rplU gene encoding 50S ribosomal protein L21, translating into MYALVEILGKQYKAVEGETVQVDHISQSEAGSALEYATVLAIVDENNAKFGTPYVADAVVKATLVGDLKGDKIRVFKKKRRKGYRRTQGHRQRYSLITIDKIIA
- a CDS encoding LacI family DNA-binding transcriptional regulator, which translates into the protein MAVTIRDIAKKAGVSRGTVDRVLHNRKGVNQEVAQRVKTIAKELGFIPNLAGKALATRKQPLRIGCLLPSIGNPFFVDVISGFRQAERELADFGVSIDIYEVKSFDCSVHLHMIEQLQRKHYDGLCLTTIDVEPVIEAVDRLTAAGTTVVTVNTDISNTHRLCYVGPDYFLAGKTASGLLALACKQKQNILIMTGSFNMKGHQQRIEGFLQGLAERNLEHSIIDTYESLDDDEQAFQKTLSRLEAHPETNCVYITAAGVEGACRAIKQAGNAKHLNVFSFDDIPSTKDLVREGTITCTLCQEPHRQGYDAIQKLFFHLMNRQDPVVDTITRTFIKIRENIED
- the nadD gene encoding nicotinate (nicotinamide) nucleotide adenylyltransferase is translated as MTKAVPTAMVGGSFDPVHLGHLHLVHTVATTTPYRRFIFVPVARNNFKQEARTADAEHRMRMLTLGFASYREYYPDDPELEFVFDECELKRGGISYTYDTVKHLYLHYPIKGRLAVVMGDDLVQSLDKWHAYEQLKELVSFVVIRRNSLQSSFADPGADLQYLDNPLLEDSSTRIREALMALGEGQSLSAEIASLMPEEVASYVQDHRLYRTRS
- the rsfS gene encoding ribosome silencing factor, encoding MNELVLGNAKMIAQFLEDHKCKDISVLDVSEECSWADCFIIATVSSVGHLRGVAHELWGELNTIGLEVANRHKKPSGDGWELVDCGDIVIHLMSSELREFYSLEKLWQKREL
- the obgE gene encoding GTPase ObgE, with the translated sequence MFGFSDETYLDVASGNGGNGCVSFRREKYIPKGGPDGGDGGRGGDVVFVVKQNLRTLAHLKLVRTYRAENGKNGMGDRCYGRDGVDIEIPVPPGTVIKNAQTGEILKDLTDVDRWVFLKGGRGGQGNYHFRTATRQAPRFAQPGEKGEEMRIGVELLVIADIGFVGFPNAGKSSLLNMLTNARTKVAGYPFTTKIPQLGMFRYDEHDIVLADIPGLIEGASEGAGMGIKFLRHISRTTGLAFLIDLSDDRYLDAYDILCKELESFEPELLKKAQVIIGTKTDEPGTAEHLEELRQKYPDKQVLGLCVYLDQGVEEVKQAFIQMVSDHEAAHNKVEEELSQGGFATTVDVDAYYPESPDEY
- a CDS encoding TetR/AcrR family transcriptional regulator yields the protein MHTTLTKQNLILSLLKLGSEKGLDAISLSVLAKENSISKAAIFHHFASRDELIEALFAYCNTLAYQQMATISLQGKASEVLMRAMDHWHAVYEGEPMRYFYRIIESEAFTHPEARRIKATLDEMLAGQSGVLLESLNESGRLTIDDLDLARLSFSCIVQHFLRRVLLDEEEDLEWEEERFVNRFCTLYQGA
- the mmsB gene encoding multiple monosaccharide ABC transporter permease, translating into MIHNLGIKETLKKNSMLLVLLATMVLFQVLITSGGRGSLFAPANISNLISQNAYVVILASGMLLCILTGGNIDLSVGSVVALVGALAGTLVVNLHWNVYVSILICLIAGIAIGAWQGFWIAYIRIPPFIVTLAGMLLWRGVALLILNGLTISPFPESYTRYFTSFLPKVDDASVIFTVTFTVGIIVSVIFGTWSFFDRYTKKKKGYQTEALVFTIIRVVLLSAAVLVVFGLLGMHKGIPVVLILLAVIVLGYSYFTSRTVPGRHLYAMGGNEKAAKLSGIDTNRVLFFAYTNMGFLSAVAALVGVARFNSAAPTAGTNYEMDAIGSCFIGGASAYGGTGTIGGAIIGAIFMGVLNNGMSILGIDANWQRAVKGIVVLAAVVFDVLSKKRVKSS
- the rpmA gene encoding 50S ribosomal protein L27 codes for the protein MAHKKGGGSSRNGRDSNSQRLGVKRFGGQLVKAGEILVRQHGTKFHPGQNVGLGSDYTLFAKAEGTVLFHTRNNRKYISIVTE